The Bactrocera dorsalis isolate Fly_Bdor unplaced genomic scaffold, ASM2337382v1 BdCtg292, whole genome shotgun sequence genome segment tacttGCTATTAAATTATCCACCGAATGATTCCTACACGATGACATTGGCTATCTTTCTTTCAATCTACCTATACGTTATAGTAACTAATATTCATAGGtgaatttgtacatattttataagaaaacatGGAGCTATTTATTCAAAGCAGTGGTTTTAGGAATATAATACATAAACACAATGACTGACCCGTGTTCGTATGTAAAATTCTACTTTTTCTCTCTATTGATATTACCATTTACAatacaattttacaaatatgtcCAGTAGATGGAAATACATAATTCAATGCCAAtgattatatttgtttatttatgtatatatattctttcTACTTCACATGTAATTTTTTTGGCAGCACTTCTTATTTAATCTGTCGGCCGTTTTTCGCTATTCTTCCGGGTATGCTCTTcggcatttttaataaaacgctTTCGATCTCGCAAGTACTCCTCGGCCAAATCTGCACGCAGCGGATGTTCTGGTTCCGGGTCATTGATTAATGCAATCAATGCCTGAACAACTTGATCTGTACGTGTTGCAGGCTTCCAATTTTCAGTTGATATAATGGGTAAGCAAACCTGTCCTTTTTCATCGATGTTTGGATGATAAATTTTAGTCTTAAATATTATCTTTGGAGGTTTAAATGGGTACTCCGCAGGAAAGTTTATTTCAATACGAAATGCTCCTTTATTATATGGAGCATTATCTGGTACAATTAAACCGGTCCAACGCAGTAGATTCTCCTCGTCCGCATTAATTTCACGAAAAGATTTCAAACCACAAGCCTGTAGATCGGTCAATTCTTTGCGAAGTCTACGCGGAGCAGTCATCTCGTTTCGAGCACGTTCAGATTCTCCTTCTATAGCAATAAAACTTTAGTGCTTCTCACGTTCCTTACAGCTGatttttcaatatcaatttcacaaattttataaacttcCAGAACTAATTTCCTTCTGTCCACCTTTTTATTCCTTTTGAGTGTTTATTTCACTCTTTTTCCTTTTGACGGCAATGtcaaaacttaaaaatgaaACAGTGGTGTTTTTCGTTTTATTCGCGCATAAATTCTTCTAAGGGAAATTTGCTAAACTGTCACTGGCAAATGGTGTTTGTAACAATGTAGTAATGTCAAAGTTTCAATGAATTTCCTAATGCAGAATTGACAAAACTACCCGAAACTCTTGCGTACATGCGATCGCTCATTCTTTTTGTGGCTTGCTGGGATATGTAGTAtccttttttaataataaaaagaaaaaagtaaacgtTAAACATTAAGACAAACGATTTGAAGcacgtaaacaaaaaaaatacagtaaCATTCACCATCAGCTCTGTATGTTAGATTAAAGGAGGTTTACCTAATATGAAACTTAGAATAATTAGAAACTGATTATGTATATCTGATTGATATATtaataatcaacaaaaacaTCGTTTTGCTTGTACCAAATCAGCTTTTAGCGTGAGGTTAGTCCCAATTGAGGAATGAAACAACGAATGGTTTTTAGTGTTCATCAGCTCGACACTTAGTCATAGATATCCTTTATAAGATCGCCGAAGTTTCCTTCGGGGTGTTACCAACTACCTGGCAAAGTGAATACAAATTACTCAGGATATAAGAATATCGTATTAGTGTGTGTTTACCAA includes the following:
- the LOC105227721 gene encoding ubiquitin-conjugating enzyme E2-18 kDa, with the translated sequence MTAPRRLRKELTDLQACGLKSFREINADEENLLRWTGLIVPDNAPYNKGAFRIEINFPAEYPFKPPKIIFKTKIYHPNIDEKGQVCLPIISTENWKPATRTDQVVQALIALINDPEPEHPLRADLAEEYLRDRKRFIKNAEEHTRKNSEKRPTD